The Pieris brassicae chromosome 7, ilPieBrab1.1, whole genome shotgun sequence genome includes the window gttaaaagagCTATTCGCCTATATACTGGCTATATTAATCAATGAAACAGACTGGACTGTCGCATGTAAAGCttacaaaacataatatgaaattatatgtCTCATTACTATAAATCTAGGAGTGTCCCTATCTAATCTTCATTGATTATTCAGAATTTGACTCATTATCAAAGAATtccttataaattaatttcaaataaataaaaaaatggcaaatcattgaaattattatcgaattataaataatagtggTACTTGTCAAATCGCGAAATTCCACGTAGtataatcttatatttatcttGGGGCTCAGATTTCAAAGAATGGCGGATGCATCGATGAGGTATGGGCATCACAAGAACGGCTATGGACAAGATGAAAATATGGAGAAACAGTTATATAACAAAAGCCACGAAGACCAGGCTCgtgaagactcttatattccccatatttctgcacgcggccgaaacgtggaccttgcgagatgtggaaagacaggaaatagacgctctggaaatgtggtgctggaggagaATGCTTGGGGATTTGTGGACTGAGTTTCGTATAAAtgtctcgatacttcaagaactcggtattaagcagCGTCTGTTTTCAACAGTACAATCTCGCATTCTTAAATTTTTCGGACACGTATCTCGGCGTGGTgttcagtccatagaacgccttgtcgtccagggAAGATGGAACgcactagaccgcgcggaaggtcTCCTACGCGTTGGACTAACCAGATCAAGACCAGGTCGGCCGTAGGAGGTACACTCAATGAGTGTAGCAAGATGAcctctaataggcaacgatggcgaaacgtcgtgaagcgcatcacatctgcccctttgattaccactactacatagcgatcacgaccgctctgtaaAGAGTGTACCGAATAAGAAGAAGAATaatcacaaataaaatgtttgaaataagtattttagtgtataacacataaaaaaaattaaggcaTAACTACATTGACATGTGTTTTCTTTGATAAAGatcaaatattattgaataaaattataattagtctTCTTGAATatggttaaattaattcataaatttcaGGAAATATGCATAACTTAAACATCTTTATTCTACTTGTATAAGATAACATggaaaatcaatttaatttccatttattgccagttttcCAGTTTCAGTTGGAGGTTAAAAATTTTCACCAATTCGCATACCTCATCAAATAAGCAAACTGTTACATCACATTTCGCAAGAAtcatttactatattataattgatttagCAGGTAAATTatccatttaaaataaatgtatatatttatagagatACTTCATTTTCTCTTATTTTTGTTACACTCTTCTTTAATCacaatcaatataataaagtgaTTTAAAATTCTCTTAAACTATGTAGAGAGTTTAgaagaataataattcaaagagtaaaatttataattaacttagGCATTCAGGCAGATTTTTCATTTGTACCGAGTAACTTTATTTTGATagactttttggatattttacGGATTTAGTTTACCAGTAAATCTTAATAATGTAAACTTACCAGAAAtatgacattaaaaatatgaagaaCGCATTTTAGGAAGTTGACGCTACAGCAGTCTGCATCTCGAGATTTTCTgggtttaattttctttttgttttttatcaaAGCGCTGGCATCTTTCTTTTCACTTGCCATTATAGCCAAAACTCTTTACTGAAAAGTCTCTTGTGGCCGGGGCTATCTCATCTCgcagatattttaatatacctgTAAAAAACAGTAGAGTTAAAATTGTACCCGTTAAGATAAACTTGTAAATGTAAAGTGGATACTTacaatttaagttaaaaattttGAACAGGTGTGTGAACttgtaaaacacatttaaacatacaatatttattaaatttattataatggaaTACAATAAAGCTATAAACATATTTCTCAAAATAGTTGAAaagtattacaaataaatgtacaaacaaaagaagtaaaaaataaactcgatagaaagttacatatatacacatcttttatataaaaattatagaaagtTCAGTCCATTTTCATCAAATCCTTTCCAATccttcaattttataattaataaaaaagatataggTGTCCATTCTTATTTGTAAATGTACTCACAATACGTAAAATCAGTATagcacaatatattttttttcctaacAGCATGTTAATCATCATATTGGTGCAGCGCCCCTTCTAGTTtatctacaatttttttataaaatgtaatctgCTGTTTTAGGAATTTCTGCATTGTAGCTTTTATATCAACTGTTCTCTCAGTTTTGAAATGATTTATTTCGGCAAGCAGGGCATATGAAATAACATCAGTTCTTCTCTTAATCTCATTTAATTGGGCTATTTCCATTTTCTGTTCATTTGTTAACCTTTCACATTCACGTTTCTTTTGTACTGCAGCTTTGTGGTTTCCTAGACAATCAGGGAATGATCCCACAATGCCTTTATATAAGTGAAATTTATCGCCTAAAGGTTCAAAATCATATTTAGGTTGATCCTCATACATTTTACCTATTTCAATATAAGCACCTCCAGTCATTTTAATGGCAGAGGTAAGTTTTGATGTAGAGACTATAGTTCCCTCGTCTAAACTCAAAGCATTTCCTAGATTATAAAATGCCTCCCCTGTCTTTTGACAGTCAGTTTTATATGGTCCTTGGAATCTCTTAGTTTGTGCAAGACACATATTCGTGAGTAATTTGACAGAGGAATCCATACTGCCTATAAAGGTATAGCATTGTTCAGTAACAACCTCAACTTGTGAATGCAATAAAGCCTTTTCAGGTACAACTAGTGaaacacaataatttaatcCAAGTAGGTTATCTCTTTCGGCTTGTCGTTTTCCTGCTTTCCAGCGTTTTTCATCAGTGCATGTGAGAAAATGTTGCCATACTTCAGATTTTGATAGAACAGGGTGTTTACACATCCAATCAACAAATTCCTGCAACTGAACTCTCCTGCGTTCAATTAATTGTTCATCATATCTCCCAGATATTTGTTTATCTGGTAGTGGTGGTATTGGTATCAATGTGAACTTTTCTTGTAACCTCTCATGGAGCCaatcaaaatgtttatatctCCGAGAGACTtggatattattaaaagatggTGTTAACTGATAtgcaataaagcttttaattcCTTTGAACTTTGATTCTTTTTTAGGAGATGCTACAGTAACATGATAAGGCTGGGAAATTGGAGCCCAAGAGTAACCATCTTCATCTTGAACAATATACACTTTTTCAGAATCTGACACTTCAACATTTAAAGTACCAAGCAGATAACTTTCACCGCTTACTTTTGAAGATGGAGCAAACTTACTTTTTCTGACTGTCCCCACAGATGAGAATGTGGATGCAGTGTCTTCAATATGCTGATTATAATCACTAATAGGCATACCAGGCAATGGTGCTAATGGTTGTGGATTTAATGGTGGTTTATTTTGTTGTGGACCAGGCCCTATTTCTGAATAAGTGTCATCATCCCAATCGTCATCCCAACCATCTTCATTTGATGCTCCTCTTTGGTAGTTACTATCACCTGCACTATACTGTTGATCTCCCCAATCGTCAGCTGCTTGGTCATATCTTGGTGCTGCAGGGGCCATCTTAGTAGGAGCAGACTCATCCTGggtcatttttcttacatatgCAGCTGGAAATAGTCCAGTTTCTCCTTTAGAATTCCTTCCTTCCCACCATCCTTCACCAATCTCAGTATTTATGAGGGTCAAAACTTCCCCACTAGTAATTGACATTTCAGTTGTGCCTGGCTCACCTGAGAAGTCATATAGAGCTTGTACTTGGGTCGCCATGATGGACCCTTTTACCTACAACAATAGCAAAACatgttattaattgtaaatttatatctagTATAAGTATATCATGCACTATCTTATCAAGTGTTATCTAGAAAAGTAAGGACTGTGCATACAAAgtgataaatttttttatttgcatgaATACTAGCATTACAAATGCTAAGAATAAAATAGGGCGTTATTCTCGGCAAGAAGGTGACACATTTTAGTAATCAAACCAATTAAGAATTGGTTGTAATTGGTGAATAGGCGAGGTCGTGCCGGCCAGACGaagaatagttttatttatttttatcggaGAAGTTAATCACTGACAAACCCATATTACCTACctatcataattaataataatattttaaagatgtaAGCACACTTGTATGTtcctatatattaaaatggataatattaaattacacagttttccatttataaaaaaaacatgatagTAATTGAATTAAGTTCATTATGAGTTATCAgagaaaagtaataaatggaTATTAAAATCTTGTTTTGAGATGGTAATCAATGACGTCAGATTAAGTGAGAATGAAAGTGAAAAACATATTCTACTTGAACACTACACATAAACCACtgagtttattataaattaaaatataataaaatcgtttttacttactttgttcacaaaaaacaatcaaaaagTCGAAATGTCGAAAAAATCCTCAGAGACATTTGTGATATGATGACAAATTGACAATTTGACTCACCCGAAGAATTTGTTATCTTTTCTCATGGAAATTCGTTGAACGTGGCAACAACCACAATAATGAGTATTTTTATTGgagaatattgttaaaatagccAATAGGAAAACAGGATATCATAATTGAGCGAATGGTACAGCGCTGATGTTATTCACGCGATATTGACATTTAAATTACAGACTACAAAACTCCTTCAATTTACTCATTAAGCAatgtattaacaaattatgtCGCGGAGTACGACTTAGTTAATggttgtataaataataataaaagtttcaataataatcattttcataaaataggAAAAACCAAGAAGGCATTGCCAGTTTACGTTATCCTTATTATTCTTGAAGCTCAAGTTGTTACGGCAGTAGCCGCTAGATGTcacttaaattaatacaaaacatttatatagaaaattatgtttttaattttatgcagATAGGTAGTTTTACATAAGTTAAGttacttaaaaaattgttaattttgaacatatatatatagcataaaaacaatattactcatatttaatatttcatttcggTGCTGAAcccttatataataataaaaagccaatcctacaaaaaaaacatgccTTTGTTTTAATTCCTACCTTAATATTCCACTggaattaaatgttttatcattTTTCCTGCGGCATACCGAATTCCCTCTCATTAGTTGGAAAAGAGGAAAAAATAATCGTCCTCTTgcattaatagttaatttaatttatagtaattgTGGGATTTTTATTGCAACAGGTTTTTTTCCCTACATTCATTTACTCTTTGATTTACACCggtattgttatattttactgTTATCAGTCGTGTCTAAGTTTCCTCTTGTAGACTCtttcaaatatgtatattatgtattttttaattcttcgCATACGTAATGCTTCGAAGTTTGGAATATTAAGAGAAATATCTACACATATACATCtttcttagatttttttagtttgacGATACAAGTGCGAGTTTAACAACTTGcgtaaaatttgttataagattttacattaaacggattatgaaattaatttaggcCTTAACTAAATTGAATTGGCCACTCGCGTTGCGAATTAATAAACGTAACTAATGagtgtacaaaataaataaaagtgacAAACATGccttaatttaactaaatatacatGTATTAGATATATTGTAGTTTATCTAATGTTATTacgaatattattatgaataataataagtaatatctCCGATTAGGAatgaaaaatgtgtttttgcataatttttatttaagacaaGCACTTCATGTCaactgaataatattaaaattatactttcaGCAGGAATGGAACAAATATATTCTGTAAGACATGTGGTCAGGAagaataaatagatttttagtcAAGAATGTGgccagtttaaaataattttattaagataacCACAAAAGGTTTTATCTGTTAGAATTTGAAACATTGTTTAGAGCTTTTTAGGTAGTTTTTCATacgtattaaaatgtatttttaataaagtagttattgttttatttactttcacttgccattttaaataaatattatggtgTAACAGTAGTTGTATTAGTTTAGTTGAATTACAGAGTTCCACGAGTCTTTACTAAGTGCAGTTTGACTTAGTTACGTTTTCCTTTGATGTTATCAGGCATCCAACCCTTTATAGCAGTGAGATTGCCAGACTTTCCATCCAATAGATACTGTAAAGTTCTACTATGAACGTGTtagatttagtaaataattatgtttacggGAAATAAACGCAATTTTTTTCGTCAGCTTAGTACCGTAGGTTCGGATTGTGttaagatattataaattatgtattttcctttatttaactataaaaattattgcagAATAGTGGTTATATTTGTCATAGTGAGCGCTCCACATTGTGATCATTGAATTCccataatttgaaattagaatATTGGATTTTTATGCCTAACCTTAATGGTTAGCAAACAGTAATGCTAGAATCAAGAAcgagttatatttaaaacaggGCTACTATGTTCTTTAGCTGGCCATGGACAAGCTTGCCTCAACGCTTCACTATATCCAAGTAATCTCAACGAAGAAAGCGCATACGATCTTGAAATTCTGGAAGATTTGGAGATGACTATGACCGATAATGAGGATGATGTCAATGACTTGAGAATTTTCGAAGACGacaaagaagaagaaaataacTAGCTgccatttacaattttattataattaaaattaacaaaaaatcttcTAATATTTGAACTcacatttcaataaatgtataatatgctttatttaatgataaataaatatgtatatgtataaaatatataccctTACTGtctttttaactaattttttttttatagaaccggGGGAAACGtgtaggaggctcacctgatgttacgtGATATCGCCGTCCATTGACActgtcaatgccagagggctcgcgagtgcgttgccggccttttaagaattggaacgctcttttcttgggggtgataataaaatataactaaaatataaatttcacaatTACTAATATACTAtagataaatacaaataatcaagtcacttattttaacataaataattaataattagtacataaataatgggcgttgtttaataatattatattatatttattaaataattaacttcaTACAACGTACTGATAACCACAACTCATGCTTGACCTTGCATTACGTCATAATATATCACTATACCCGCGAAATCTTCGCGGTCTACCGCAAAAGCGGTTAATCGTatgaaaaaaaggtttttttgacaattaaaCCCATTTCATACATCATTTACTTAAGAatgtaaactattttatttctagCGGAGGGTATGGAAATACGCTATCTATGctcataatacaataaatacttaatctGTGTAAAAAGGTGATATTTAATAATCGCTGTCAAGCTATGACATATACAGCGATAATGCCGAGTCACGGTCTTGATTACCCCCATTGTTTTCATCTCATGTTTAGTGATAAAACAATAGATGGGAAATTGAATCAATCATATCCTGCCACAATATATTTCGAAAGCAACATATTGCATGAGTGTGACAAGGGACGACCTTGCATGCTTCGCATCAGCTGGATCCTAGAAGTATTGAATGAAAGAGTCCATTAACGAATCGGGACGACACGGTAGTTTACACGTTACGGAATGCATACGGCATATCTCGATACGACTTGTTGCAGCTTATAATAATAGGCTAAACTGACTAGAGCTGGTAGAAGCAAGAAGTCGTGTGGATCGGCAGAAGATCCGCCAGCCTAAGTTAAGGGCCTATCTGGTcgccaaactccaaaaaagtacattgattctttccatgtttttgtcaTCGTATCTTGAAGTAGGGCGAATGGAATAACttattaggtctgggctttATATTTCGGTTTCTGTTCCGTGATGCAGCTTTCTGACGCTTCCACTTCTTGGGTTTAAGGCATGTTGGTTACCtccatgttttcctttacaaaatattaaatacacacACGTACATAAAGTCACACACTGAAACCTCTATGCGAAAACTGCTCTTGAATCTCTTTATAcgtttatgtaataattactaacGTTGTCGTCGTCTGTGTCACGCATTTGTATGAAAACTCTTAGCTTTGCGTATCTATGGGCTTAAGACGAGAATTAAACATATCTCAAGTCTAGAAAAGCTCAAGTGATAATGTAGTGTGAACTCAGTTTTCGCACTTAGAGGCCCATTTAGGCCCACGCATTCCAGGAGTACGTGGGTAACTGATGCCACTGCGGAGACAATGGCTCGTAGCTGtccctataattattttgagatCAATGAATATGGTTTTCTGTTTATAACACAGTTCTTTAAAGATTTTTGATGTTAAAGATAGACTGCAGTAGAAAgtgaaaagaaataatttaaatattaaaagaacaaGGCAAAACAAatcattctaaatttttaatactcatcgtaaatttaataacattcgTTTTCCGTAATACCGTTTATCAATTCTAAAACGtcctaaatacataaaataattacttaaatattgcATTGGAGGCTTCATTGTAAGGCTTGAATCTGATAATGACATGTTTTTAGCGCCCTTTATTAACTTACCGTGGGAGTATCAAAATATCAACGAAGCCAAGATGAATTATTTGCTTAGATGTTCACAAAATTTTCAACCCTTGTGTATTTTACTCTGTGGCTTATGTTTGCGGAGTCTAATTAAATTGCGGGTCTCCATTAAACGTTAAGGTAGCCGAATTGCAAACAGAGTTTGGTGAGTTAtcctttaaatatacttttgtatGACAATATATCCGGTTTTGTGTTAGAAGAAAAGAGGATTGTCGGAGGTTTATCGAATACTCTTTAAACAGACATAATTCTGGAAGCATTACTAAATACAACCGTTTTTCGTATTCTGTAGACTTTatatgttaatgttaaataaataaaccaaggATTTAACGTTTTGGAAAagtagtataaataatatattaaaaaatgtaaattacacgcaaagttttaaattgaGTAGTCGCACATGCCATAATAAAACATCCATATATTACACTCGCAGTGATTTTTCCCGATATTTACTGTAAACAACGAAAACTATTACGTCTAAGCAAACAACTTTGTCGCGAAAATGTTACGGTTTTTATTCTCCGGTTTCTTCGATATGTGTACAAATTGATATTGACTCGAGAAAAACGATATTTCGAGATGATAGCGAATGTTACCATATACTTATATCGATTGGGCAAAccgatttttaatattgagagTAAGGAACGTCTCTATAGCTATGCTGGTTTCCTCGGGAGGAGCATGAGAAAAATCCATAGGTCCCTGCGATTCGAATTGAAGAATTTTGAATCAAATGTGTACTACATTTTAACACTACAGCTATAACGATTCATCTTATAATATACGGTGATCCTGGgagaataatattttcgtaGAAGAAAACTAATATCATTTTAACTGAAGACGATTAACTAAGTTCAAAGAGAACTTAGTAAGAAAACTTTGAAAtgagtttgtttttaataaagtacttattttatttatatagtaagcagatatatatcataaactGGGATTAGACATTGCTACCGAAAACCTCCCAAGTATCAAAGTTGTTTTTCAAGGTGCTAAAATTTTATAGCTAAGATTATGTTGGAGAAGCGGGCTcagataacattttataacggAATACCTGAAGATTTTCCGAGCTTATAATCAGTATGAAATATCAGGATTAAGTTATTCTGAAGGAAAAACACTTGATAGAAATCTACCAATCAGGAATTATAAGATCCAACCTGCTTCCAAACATCAAGCtggaattaatatatttgtatattatactttatattttgaagTTCTACATCTTTTGGCGAGTTAGGGAAATATGATGAGAGTAAAATTTTACGATGCGCGTGCTCACAGTctcaaaataaagtttattgaaatAGATAATgggttataataaaactgtctatgtattaaacattttttttctattgttagtgtcgatttttctacaaacgtagaataaggcaGATTTCTACCTTGTTACGATAAAGaattataacttctaacgcgtgtacacgttttttaaatatatatggtaTACTTATATACTATCTCTCCctttatcattatatatatgtatatatataattcggATGGAcagatttgaatgaatttttagtattaaattttgaGGCGCCCTGAGGTTAGATTCATAAATCGACCCgacagatggcgctgcagtcggtatctaggtaattaaataaacagctggtatatatataaataatctgtACCTGTGTTCGTAATTAAACTACTGTTTAGTAGTTTAATGGTTGGACAGATTtcgatgtatttttttgtgttttcaaGTGGAGTCAagaatgatttaaatttttagatttttttgtatgtaagacGTGTGTACGGGATACAGTCTGTCCAGTGCCGGAGCAAGAGTAGCAAATGCTATGGGCGCTAATTTGGTGGCCCCGCGTTCCAACGCACCCCTAACCATAACAAAACATCACTtcacttaaaaatctaaaactcgaTTTAGTCACGTTTAATCCTAAAAATAAGTAGgtattttacaaactttttaccgtaatatttaattataattgatatattttgacTAGCATCTATACTACAACTATAGGTAGTTGCggcaagatttttaaatttttataagaagGTCTCAATCATCTTACTTTGTTGAATATAGATTATGATTTGATTAGAGAATAAAAGAAAGGCTATATTGGAAGTGTTACTGTGCCGATATTAaatctagaaaaaaatatttgcaatggTTACAACCATGTTTGTTAAGTAATACTCTACACTTGAGAACCTAAAGCAAACCAAGGGCCACTTGAAATAAAAGAAGACAGTCCTCGCGCTGGCTTATTCTAGCACTGCGTCTGTTGAATCCACTTGTActgtatattttctatatctaatacctaggtaacactgaaaatgtttagaaaataaaaaacggCTTGATGTAGAATGTTGCccatacttttattgtttttcgaagtaatctccgttcctctctacacatcgtcgcattcgatggaaccactgagaaaagcagtgggcccattcttccttagggggcTTTTCTATCGCATTTTCGTACGTTTTCACTGCATCTTTAGTGCTTGtcttttatctttagttcttgggtataaatgaaagtcacagggTGCCAGGTCAAGACTGTATGGCgaatgactcattatctcgacacctgccttagtcaaatattcacctgtccatgcgaaggtgtttctggtcctAAAGtatcctgacgcctaaatgttcgtgtaatattttatgaacttATGACTTATACCAATGCCTAAGCTTGCCCATATCTGCCGGTAGGTCACTCTCTTGTCTTCATATatcgtcgcacagcactgatgttatcctCAGTAGGCGCTGTTAAAGGACATCTCTCACACGGATAATTATttagattgctacgtccacgcttaaactcgttaaaccaattgtaaatagtggcacgagatggggcttcattaagaaatgctccatctagcctatcatagctttgttgtggTCATAACTTTCATTGTGTCATAATAAGTCATTGACCGAAAactttctcgcgttaggttaattttcacgcgtaacaagagttttacatttgccgccaattcacaaaagcaaatgaatgcaatatactatataaggttaccaaagagtactaaaattgttattcaaaaaagttttcattagcaatgtttctaactggcccgttttaaacattttcagtgttatccACGTACATAGCAAGCCTAACTTATTTATCTTGAAATACCCctagtagtttttgagtttatcgcAAACTAAACCACTACATACAGACAAACATATGCGGCCGaggaatttttatataataaataagttcaaCATATTCTGTCACTGACTTTACAACTCaatcatattgttacgagctaggggatcggatagaaaatgccgtagatttcttcaaaggtttatttctagaaaaattaatgaggaatttatgggtacaaattaatcgcagagatgcactaattacacacacaaaacaatcacttattacttcacttacgCACACTTTActtactttatcacttgtaatcactttattcgcac containing:
- the LOC123711848 gene encoding sorting nexin lst-4 isoform X1, encoding MATQVQALYDFSGEPGTTEMSITSGEVLTLINTEIGEGWWEGRNSKGETGLFPAAYVRKMTQDESAPTKMAPAAPRYDQAADDWGDQQYSAGDSNYQRGASNEDGWDDDWDDDTYSEIGPGPQQNKPPLNPQPLAPLPGMPISDYNQHIEDTASTFSSVGTVRKSKFAPSSKVSGESYLLGTLNVEVSDSEKVYIVQDEDGYSWAPISQPYHVTVASPKKESKFKGIKSFIAYQLTPSFNNIQVSRRYKHFDWLHERLQEKFTLIPIPPLPDKQISGRYDEQLIERRRVQLQEFVDWMCKHPVLSKSEVWQHFLTCTDEKRWKAGKRQAERDNLLGLNYCVSLVVPEKALLHSQVEVVTEQCYTFIGSMDSSVKLLTNMCLAQTKRFQGPYKTDCQKTGEAFYNLGNALSLDEGTIVSTSKLTSAIKMTGGAYIEIGKMYEDQPKYDFEPLGDKFHLYKGIVGSFPDCLGNHKAAVQKKRECERLTNEQKMEIAQLNEIKRRTDVISYALLAEINHFKTERTVDIKATMQKFLKQQITFYKKIVDKLEGALHQYDD